From a single Ailuropoda melanoleuca isolate Jingjing chromosome 12, ASM200744v2, whole genome shotgun sequence genomic region:
- the PPP6R1 gene encoding serine/threonine-protein phosphatase 6 regulatory subunit 1 isoform X3 has protein sequence MQVAARDEGAMFWKFDLHTSSHLDTLLEREDLSLPELLDEEDVLQECKVVNRKLLDFLLQPPHLQAMVAWVTQEPPASGEERLRYKYPSVACEILTSDVPQINDALGADESLLNRLYGFLQSSGSLNPLLASFFSKVMGILINRKTDQLVSFLRKKDDFVDLLLQHIGTSAIMDLLLRLLTCVERPQLRQDVVNWLNEEKIVQRLIEQIHPSKDDNQHSNASQSLCDIIRLSREQMIQVQDSPEPDQLLATLEKQETIEQLLSNMLEGEQSQSVIVSGIQVLLTLLEPRRPRSESVTLNNFFSSVDGQLDLLAQATLDSTTSSVGVLHALRPRLGCFHQLLLEPPKLEPLRTTWGSLAPPLGNTRLHVVKLLASALSANDAALTQELLALDVPNTMLDLFFHYMFNNFLHAQVELCVSAMLSAAPPSDSSLEMSAPNPVVKHLLQECRLVERILTSWEENDLVQSAGGPRKGYMGHLTRLASALVQNTEKGPNAEQLGQLLKELPSEQQEQWEAFVSGPLAETNKKNAVDLVSTHHLHSSSDDEDDRLKEFNFPEEAVLQQAFMDFQMQRMTSAFIDHFGFNDEEFGEQEESVNAPFDKTANITFSLNADDENPNANLLEICYKDRIQQFDDEEDEEEEEEEGQGSGESDEEDGAWQGSQLARGARRGQPLGVRSGGSTDSEEEDEEDEEDEDDGDGRAAGGGARPPSYPSPGPQPPGPSWTATFDPVPTDALTGPRDSGEKEPSSGLPTPQGSLGVPRDLPALSPAGPAAHTALQLRSQDPTSPSAPQEATDGSKVAEPLAPCQALVSIGDFQATLRGTRSTPSSLDSATRDPATSVPAPGACQHPQTTEGEKSPEPLGLPQSQSAQALEPPLMANGSAPGGPASLGSQ, from the exons GGCGCCATGTTTTGGAAGTTTGACCTGCACACAAGCTCACACCTGGACACACTGCTGGAGCGGGAGGACCTGAGCCTGCCCGAGCTCCTGGACGAGGAGGACGTGCTGCAGGAGTGCAAGGTCGTCAACCGCAAGCTGCTGGACTTCCTGCTGCAGCCGCCGCACCTGCAGGCCATGGTGGCCTGGGTCACCCAGGAGCCGCCGGCCAGCGGCGAGGAGCGGCTGCGCTACAA GTACCCCAGCGTGGCCTGCGAGATCCTGACCTCAGACGTGCCCCAGATCAACGACGCACTGGGCGCTGACGAGTCCCTCCTGAACCGGCTCTACGGCTTCCTCCAGAGCAGCGGCAGCCTCAACCCGCTGCTGGCCAGCTTCTTCAGCAAGGTCATGGGCATCCTCATCAACCGCAAGACGGACCAG CTCGTGTCCTTCCTGAGGAAGAAGGACGACTTCGTGGACCTGCTGCTGCAGCACATCGGCACCTCGGCCATCATGGACCTCCTGCTGCGCCTGCTCACCTGCGTGGAGCGGCCACAGCTGAGGCAGGACGTAGTCAAC TGGCTCAACGAGGAGAAGATTGTGCAGCGGCTCATAGAGCAGATCCACCCGTCAAAGGACGACAAT CAACATTCCAATGCATCCCAGTCCCTGTGCGACATCATCCGCTTGAGCCGGGAGCAGATGATCCAGGTCCAGGACAGCCCGGAACCTGACCAGCTGTTGGCCACCCTGGAGAA gcaggaGACGATTGAGCAGCTCCTGAGCAACATGCTGGAGGGGGAGCAGAGCCAGTCTGTCATCGTGAGCGGGATCCAGGTGCTGCTGACCCTGCTGGAGCCCCGAAGGCCAAG gtccgagtctgtgaccttgaacaactTCTTTAGCAGCGTGGATGGGCAGCTGGACCTCCTGGCCCAGGCGACCCTGGATAGCACCACATCCAGCGTGGGCGTCCTGCACGCCCTGCGCCCACGGCTCGGCTGTTTCCACCAGCTCCTGCTTGAGCCCCCCAAG CTGGAGCCGCTGCGAACTACGTGGGGCAGTCTGGCCCCGCCGCTGGGTAACACCCGACTGCATGTGGTCAAGCTGCTGGCCAGCGCTCTGAGCGCCAACGATGCGGCCCTGACCCAGGAGCTCCTGGCACTGGACGTGCCCAACACCATGCTG GACCTCTTCTTCCACTATATGTTCAACAACTTCCTGCACGCACAAGTGGAGCTGTGTGTGAGTGCCATGCTGAGCGCTGCACCTCCTTCCGACAGCAGCCTCGAGATGTCTGCCCCGAACCCCGTCGTGAAACAT CTGCTGCAGGAGTGCCGCCTGGTGGAGCGCATCCTGACCTCCTGGGAGGAGAACGACCTTGTGCA GTCTGCCGGGGGCCCCCGCAAAGGCTACATGGGCCACCTGACGAGACTGGCCAGTGCCCTGGTGCAGAACACAGAGAAGGGGCCCAACGCTGAGCAGCTGGGGCAGCTGCTGAAGG AACTGCCCAGTGAGcagcaggagcagtgggaggcCTTTGTGTCTGGACCCCTGGCAGAGACCAACAAGAAGAACGCAGTGGACCTG GTGAGCACCCACCACCTGCACTCCTCCAGCGACGATGAGGACGACCGGCTCAAGGAGTTCAACTTCCCCGAGGAGGCGGTGCTGCAGCAG GCCTTCATGGACTTCCAGATGCAGCGCATGACCTCAGCCTTCATCGACCACTTCGGCTTCAATGACGAGGAGTttggggagcaggaggagagtgTGAA CGCGCCTTTCGACAAGACGGCCAACATCACCTTCTCCCTCAACGCCGATGATGAGAAT CCCAACGCCAACCTGCTGGAGATATGCTACAAGGACCGCATCCAGCAGTTCGACGacgaggaggacgaggaggaggaggaggaggagggccagggcTCCGGGGAGTCTGACGAGGAGGACGGCGCCTGGCAGGGCAGCCAGCTGGCTAGGGGAGCCCGCCGAGGCCAGCCCCTGGGTGTGCG GAGTGGAGGCAGCACAGACAgcgaggaggaggacgaggaggacgaggaggacgaGGACGACGGCGATGGCCGTGCGGCTGGTGGGGGGGCCAGGCCTCCCTCTTATCCTAGCCCCGGCCCCCAGCCTCCGG gccccagctggACAGCCACCTTTGACCCAGTGCCTACAGATGCCCTGACTGGCCCCCGAGACTCTGGGGAGAAGGAGCCAAGCTctgggctccccaccccacagggGTCCCTTGGAGTACCCCGGGACCTCCCTGCCCTGAGCCCAGCCGGCCCTGCGGCCCACACCGCCCTGCAGCTCAG GTCTCAGGACCCCACATCCCCTTCAGCACCTCAGGAAGCCACAGATGGCAGCAAAGTAGCAGAGCCCTTGG CCCCCTGCCAGGCCTTGGTCAGCATCGGGGACTTCCAGGCCACACTCAGAGGGACACgctccacccccagctccttgGACAG TGCAACCAGAGACCCTGCTACCTCTGTCCCAGCCCCCGGGGCCTGCCAGCACCCCCAGACCACAGAGGGGGAGAAGAGCCCAGAGCCCCTGGGGCTCCCCCAAAGCCAGAG TGCCCAGGCCCTTGAGCCGCCCCTGATGGCCAACGGCTCTGCCCCGGGAGGGCCAGCATCCCTGGGCTCCCA GTAA
- the PPP6R1 gene encoding serine/threonine-protein phosphatase 6 regulatory subunit 1 isoform X4 yields the protein MFWKFDLHTSSHLDTLLEREDLSLPELLDEEDVLQECKVVNRKLLDFLLQPPHLQAMVAWVTQEPPASGEERLRYKYPSVACEILTSDVPQINDALGADESLLNRLYGFLQSSGSLNPLLASFFSKVMGILINRKTDQLVSFLRKKDDFVDLLLQHIGTSAIMDLLLRLLTCVERPQLRQDVVNWLNEEKIVQRLIEQIHPSKDDNQHSNASQSLCDIIRLSREQMIQVQDSPEPDQLLATLEKQETIEQLLSNMLEGEQSQSVIVSGIQVLLTLLEPRRPRSESVTLNNFFSSVDGQLDLLAQATLDSTTSSVGVLHALRPRLGCFHQLLLEPPKLEPLRTTWGSLAPPLGNTRLHVVKLLASALSANDAALTQELLALDVPNTMLDLFFHYMFNNFLHAQVELCVSAMLSAAPPSDSSLEMSAPNPVVKHLLQECRLVERILTSWEENDLVQSAGGPRKGYMGHLTRLASALVQNTEKGPNAEQLGQLLKELPSEQQEQWEAFVSGPLAETNKKNAVDLVSTHHLHSSSDDEDDRLKEFNFPEEAVLQQAFMDFQMQRMTSAFIDHFGFNDEEFGEQEESVNAPFDKTANITFSLNADDENPNANLLEICYKDRIQQFDDEEDEEEEEEEGQGSGESDEEDGAWQGSQLARGARRGQPLGVRSGGSTDSEEEDEEDEEDEDDGDGRAAGGGARPPSYPSPGPQPPGPSWTATFDPVPTDALTGPRDSGEKEPSSGLPTPQGSLGVPRDLPALSPAGPAAHTALQLRSQDPTSPSAPQEATDGSKVAEPLAPCQALVSIGDFQATLRGTRSTPSSLDSATRDPATSVPAPGACQHPQTTEGEKSPEPLGLPQSQSAQALEPPLMANGSAPGGPASLGSQ from the exons ATGTTTTGGAAGTTTGACCTGCACACAAGCTCACACCTGGACACACTGCTGGAGCGGGAGGACCTGAGCCTGCCCGAGCTCCTGGACGAGGAGGACGTGCTGCAGGAGTGCAAGGTCGTCAACCGCAAGCTGCTGGACTTCCTGCTGCAGCCGCCGCACCTGCAGGCCATGGTGGCCTGGGTCACCCAGGAGCCGCCGGCCAGCGGCGAGGAGCGGCTGCGCTACAA GTACCCCAGCGTGGCCTGCGAGATCCTGACCTCAGACGTGCCCCAGATCAACGACGCACTGGGCGCTGACGAGTCCCTCCTGAACCGGCTCTACGGCTTCCTCCAGAGCAGCGGCAGCCTCAACCCGCTGCTGGCCAGCTTCTTCAGCAAGGTCATGGGCATCCTCATCAACCGCAAGACGGACCAG CTCGTGTCCTTCCTGAGGAAGAAGGACGACTTCGTGGACCTGCTGCTGCAGCACATCGGCACCTCGGCCATCATGGACCTCCTGCTGCGCCTGCTCACCTGCGTGGAGCGGCCACAGCTGAGGCAGGACGTAGTCAAC TGGCTCAACGAGGAGAAGATTGTGCAGCGGCTCATAGAGCAGATCCACCCGTCAAAGGACGACAAT CAACATTCCAATGCATCCCAGTCCCTGTGCGACATCATCCGCTTGAGCCGGGAGCAGATGATCCAGGTCCAGGACAGCCCGGAACCTGACCAGCTGTTGGCCACCCTGGAGAA gcaggaGACGATTGAGCAGCTCCTGAGCAACATGCTGGAGGGGGAGCAGAGCCAGTCTGTCATCGTGAGCGGGATCCAGGTGCTGCTGACCCTGCTGGAGCCCCGAAGGCCAAG gtccgagtctgtgaccttgaacaactTCTTTAGCAGCGTGGATGGGCAGCTGGACCTCCTGGCCCAGGCGACCCTGGATAGCACCACATCCAGCGTGGGCGTCCTGCACGCCCTGCGCCCACGGCTCGGCTGTTTCCACCAGCTCCTGCTTGAGCCCCCCAAG CTGGAGCCGCTGCGAACTACGTGGGGCAGTCTGGCCCCGCCGCTGGGTAACACCCGACTGCATGTGGTCAAGCTGCTGGCCAGCGCTCTGAGCGCCAACGATGCGGCCCTGACCCAGGAGCTCCTGGCACTGGACGTGCCCAACACCATGCTG GACCTCTTCTTCCACTATATGTTCAACAACTTCCTGCACGCACAAGTGGAGCTGTGTGTGAGTGCCATGCTGAGCGCTGCACCTCCTTCCGACAGCAGCCTCGAGATGTCTGCCCCGAACCCCGTCGTGAAACAT CTGCTGCAGGAGTGCCGCCTGGTGGAGCGCATCCTGACCTCCTGGGAGGAGAACGACCTTGTGCA GTCTGCCGGGGGCCCCCGCAAAGGCTACATGGGCCACCTGACGAGACTGGCCAGTGCCCTGGTGCAGAACACAGAGAAGGGGCCCAACGCTGAGCAGCTGGGGCAGCTGCTGAAGG AACTGCCCAGTGAGcagcaggagcagtgggaggcCTTTGTGTCTGGACCCCTGGCAGAGACCAACAAGAAGAACGCAGTGGACCTG GTGAGCACCCACCACCTGCACTCCTCCAGCGACGATGAGGACGACCGGCTCAAGGAGTTCAACTTCCCCGAGGAGGCGGTGCTGCAGCAG GCCTTCATGGACTTCCAGATGCAGCGCATGACCTCAGCCTTCATCGACCACTTCGGCTTCAATGACGAGGAGTttggggagcaggaggagagtgTGAA CGCGCCTTTCGACAAGACGGCCAACATCACCTTCTCCCTCAACGCCGATGATGAGAAT CCCAACGCCAACCTGCTGGAGATATGCTACAAGGACCGCATCCAGCAGTTCGACGacgaggaggacgaggaggaggaggaggaggagggccagggcTCCGGGGAGTCTGACGAGGAGGACGGCGCCTGGCAGGGCAGCCAGCTGGCTAGGGGAGCCCGCCGAGGCCAGCCCCTGGGTGTGCG GAGTGGAGGCAGCACAGACAgcgaggaggaggacgaggaggacgaggaggacgaGGACGACGGCGATGGCCGTGCGGCTGGTGGGGGGGCCAGGCCTCCCTCTTATCCTAGCCCCGGCCCCCAGCCTCCGG gccccagctggACAGCCACCTTTGACCCAGTGCCTACAGATGCCCTGACTGGCCCCCGAGACTCTGGGGAGAAGGAGCCAAGCTctgggctccccaccccacagggGTCCCTTGGAGTACCCCGGGACCTCCCTGCCCTGAGCCCAGCCGGCCCTGCGGCCCACACCGCCCTGCAGCTCAG GTCTCAGGACCCCACATCCCCTTCAGCACCTCAGGAAGCCACAGATGGCAGCAAAGTAGCAGAGCCCTTGG CCCCCTGCCAGGCCTTGGTCAGCATCGGGGACTTCCAGGCCACACTCAGAGGGACACgctccacccccagctccttgGACAG TGCAACCAGAGACCCTGCTACCTCTGTCCCAGCCCCCGGGGCCTGCCAGCACCCCCAGACCACAGAGGGGGAGAAGAGCCCAGAGCCCCTGGGGCTCCCCCAAAGCCAGAG TGCCCAGGCCCTTGAGCCGCCCCTGATGGCCAACGGCTCTGCCCCGGGAGGGCCAGCATCCCTGGGCTCCCA GTAA
- the PPP6R1 gene encoding serine/threonine-protein phosphatase 6 regulatory subunit 1 isoform X1, whose translation MFWKFDLHTSSHLDTLLEREDLSLPELLDEEDVLQECKVVNRKLLDFLLQPPHLQAMVAWVTQEPPASGEERLRYKYPSVACEILTSDVPQINDALGADESLLNRLYGFLQSSGSLNPLLASFFSKVMGILINRKTDQLVSFLRKKDDFVDLLLQHIGTSAIMDLLLRLLTCVERPQLRQDVVNWLNEEKIVQRLIEQIHPSKDDNQHSNASQSLCDIIRLSREQMIQVQDSPEPDQLLATLEKQETIEQLLSNMLEGEQSQSVIVSGIQVLLTLLEPRRPRSESVTLNNFFSSVDGQLDLLAQATLDSTTSSVGVLHALRPRLGCFHQLLLEPPKLEPLRTTWGSLAPPLGNTRLHVVKLLASALSANDAALTQELLALDVPNTMLDLFFHYMFNNFLHAQVELCVSAMLSAAPPSDSSLEMSAPNPVVKHLLQECRLVERILTSWEENDLVQSAGGPRKGYMGHLTRLASALVQNTEKGPNAEQLGQLLKELPSEQQEQWEAFVSGPLAETNKKNAVDLVSTHHLHSSSDDEDDRLKEFNFPEEAVLQQAFMDFQMQRMTSAFIDHFGFNDEEFGEQEESVNAPFDKTANITFSLNADDENPNANLLEICYKDRIQQFDDEEDEEEEEEEGQGSGESDEEDGAWQGSQLARGARRGQPLGVRSGGSTDSEEEDEEDEEDEDDGDGRAAGGGARPPSYPSPGPQPPGPSWTATFDPVPTDALTGPRDSGEKEPSSGLPTPQGSLGVPRDLPALSPAGPAAHTALQLRSQDPTSPSAPQEATDGSKVAEPLAPCQALVSIGDFQATLRGTRSTPSSLDSATRDPATSVPAPGACQHPQTTEGEKSPEPLGLPQSQSAQALEPPLMANGSAPGGPASLGSQ comes from the exons ATGTTTTGGAAGTTTGACCTGCACACAAGCTCACACCTGGACACACTGCTGGAGCGGGAGGACCTGAGCCTGCCCGAGCTCCTGGACGAGGAGGACGTGCTGCAGGAGTGCAAGGTCGTCAACCGCAAGCTGCTGGACTTCCTGCTGCAGCCGCCGCACCTGCAGGCCATGGTGGCCTGGGTCACCCAGGAGCCGCCGGCCAGCGGCGAGGAGCGGCTGCGCTACAA GTACCCCAGCGTGGCCTGCGAGATCCTGACCTCAGACGTGCCCCAGATCAACGACGCACTGGGCGCTGACGAGTCCCTCCTGAACCGGCTCTACGGCTTCCTCCAGAGCAGCGGCAGCCTCAACCCGCTGCTGGCCAGCTTCTTCAGCAAGGTCATGGGCATCCTCATCAACCGCAAGACGGACCAG CTCGTGTCCTTCCTGAGGAAGAAGGACGACTTCGTGGACCTGCTGCTGCAGCACATCGGCACCTCGGCCATCATGGACCTCCTGCTGCGCCTGCTCACCTGCGTGGAGCGGCCACAGCTGAGGCAGGACGTAGTCAAC TGGCTCAACGAGGAGAAGATTGTGCAGCGGCTCATAGAGCAGATCCACCCGTCAAAGGACGACAAT CAACATTCCAATGCATCCCAGTCCCTGTGCGACATCATCCGCTTGAGCCGGGAGCAGATGATCCAGGTCCAGGACAGCCCGGAACCTGACCAGCTGTTGGCCACCCTGGAGAA gcaggaGACGATTGAGCAGCTCCTGAGCAACATGCTGGAGGGGGAGCAGAGCCAGTCTGTCATCGTGAGCGGGATCCAGGTGCTGCTGACCCTGCTGGAGCCCCGAAGGCCAAG gtccgagtctgtgaccttgaacaactTCTTTAGCAGCGTGGATGGGCAGCTGGACCTCCTGGCCCAGGCGACCCTGGATAGCACCACATCCAGCGTGGGCGTCCTGCACGCCCTGCGCCCACGGCTCGGCTGTTTCCACCAGCTCCTGCTTGAGCCCCCCAAG CTGGAGCCGCTGCGAACTACGTGGGGCAGTCTGGCCCCGCCGCTGGGTAACACCCGACTGCATGTGGTCAAGCTGCTGGCCAGCGCTCTGAGCGCCAACGATGCGGCCCTGACCCAGGAGCTCCTGGCACTGGACGTGCCCAACACCATGCTG GACCTCTTCTTCCACTATATGTTCAACAACTTCCTGCACGCACAAGTGGAGCTGTGTGTGAGTGCCATGCTGAGCGCTGCACCTCCTTCCGACAGCAGCCTCGAGATGTCTGCCCCGAACCCCGTCGTGAAACAT CTGCTGCAGGAGTGCCGCCTGGTGGAGCGCATCCTGACCTCCTGGGAGGAGAACGACCTTGTGCA GTCTGCCGGGGGCCCCCGCAAAGGCTACATGGGCCACCTGACGAGACTGGCCAGTGCCCTGGTGCAGAACACAGAGAAGGGGCCCAACGCTGAGCAGCTGGGGCAGCTGCTGAAGG AACTGCCCAGTGAGcagcaggagcagtgggaggcCTTTGTGTCTGGACCCCTGGCAGAGACCAACAAGAAGAACGCAGTGGACCTG GTGAGCACCCACCACCTGCACTCCTCCAGCGACGATGAGGACGACCGGCTCAAGGAGTTCAACTTCCCCGAGGAGGCGGTGCTGCAGCAG GCCTTCATGGACTTCCAGATGCAGCGCATGACCTCAGCCTTCATCGACCACTTCGGCTTCAATGACGAGGAGTttggggagcaggaggagagtgTGAA CGCGCCTTTCGACAAGACGGCCAACATCACCTTCTCCCTCAACGCCGATGATGAGAAT CCCAACGCCAACCTGCTGGAGATATGCTACAAGGACCGCATCCAGCAGTTCGACGacgaggaggacgaggaggaggaggaggaggagggccagggcTCCGGGGAGTCTGACGAGGAGGACGGCGCCTGGCAGGGCAGCCAGCTGGCTAGGGGAGCCCGCCGAGGCCAGCCCCTGGGTGTGCG GAGTGGAGGCAGCACAGACAgcgaggaggaggacgaggaggacgaggaggacgaGGACGACGGCGATGGCCGTGCGGCTGGTGGGGGGGCCAGGCCTCCCTCTTATCCTAGCCCCGGCCCCCAGCCTCCGG gccccagctggACAGCCACCTTTGACCCAGTGCCTACAGATGCCCTGACTGGCCCCCGAGACTCTGGGGAGAAGGAGCCAAGCTctgggctccccaccccacagggGTCCCTTGGAGTACCCCGGGACCTCCCTGCCCTGAGCCCAGCCGGCCCTGCGGCCCACACCGCCCTGCAGCTCAG GTCTCAGGACCCCACATCCCCTTCAGCACCTCAGGAAGCCACAGATGGCAGCAAAGTAGCAGAGCCCTTGG CCCCCTGCCAGGCCTTGGTCAGCATCGGGGACTTCCAGGCCACACTCAGAGGGACACgctccacccccagctccttgGACAG TGCAACCAGAGACCCTGCTACCTCTGTCCCAGCCCCCGGGGCCTGCCAGCACCCCCAGACCACAGAGGGGGAGAAGAGCCCAGAGCCCCTGGGGCTCCCCCAAAGCCAGAG TGCCCAGGCCCTTGAGCCGCCCCTGATGGCCAACGGCTCTGCCCCGGGAGGGCCAGCATCCCTGGGCTCCCAGTGA
- the PPP6R1 gene encoding serine/threonine-protein phosphatase 6 regulatory subunit 1 isoform X2, translated as MFWKFDLHTSSHLDTLLEREDLSLPELLDEEDVLQECKVVNRKLLDFLLQPPHLQAMVAWVTQEPPASGEERLRYKYPSVACEILTSDVPQINDALGADESLLNRLYGFLQSSGSLNPLLASFFSKVMGILINRKTDQLVSFLRKKDDFVDLLLQHIGTSAIMDLLLRLLTCVERPQLRQDVVNWLNEEKIVQRLIEQIHPSKDDNQHSNASQSLCDIIRLSREQMIQVQDSPEPDQLLATLEKQETIEQLLSNMLEGEQSQSVIVSGIQVLLTLLEPRRPRSESVTLNNFFSSVDGQLDLLAQATLDSTTSSVGVLHALRPRLGCFHQLLLEPPKLEPLRTTWGSLAPPLGNTRLHVVKLLASALSANDAALTQELLALDVPNTMLDLFFHYMFNNFLHAQVELCVSAMLSAAPPSDSSLEMSAPNPVVKHLLQECRLVERILTSWEENDLVQSAGGPRKGYMGHLTRLASALVQNTEKGPNAEQLGQLLKELPSEQQEQWEAFVSGPLAETNKKNAVDLVSTHHLHSSSDDEDDRLKEFNFPEEAVLQQAFMDFQMQRMTSAFIDHFGFNDEEFGEQEESVNAPFDKTANITFSLNADDENPNANLLEICYKDRIQQFDDEEDEEEEEEEGQGSGESDEEDGAWQGSQLARGARRGQPLGVRSGGSTDSEEEDEEDEEDEDDGDGRAAGGGARPPSYPSPGPQPPGPSWTATFDPVPTDALTGPRDSGEKEPSSGLPTPQGSLGVPRDLPALSPAGPAAHTALQLRSQDPTSPSAPQEATDGSKVAEPLAPCQALVSIGDFQATLRGTRSTPSSLDSATRDPATSVPAPGACQHPQTTEGEKSPEPLGLPQSQR; from the exons ATGTTTTGGAAGTTTGACCTGCACACAAGCTCACACCTGGACACACTGCTGGAGCGGGAGGACCTGAGCCTGCCCGAGCTCCTGGACGAGGAGGACGTGCTGCAGGAGTGCAAGGTCGTCAACCGCAAGCTGCTGGACTTCCTGCTGCAGCCGCCGCACCTGCAGGCCATGGTGGCCTGGGTCACCCAGGAGCCGCCGGCCAGCGGCGAGGAGCGGCTGCGCTACAA GTACCCCAGCGTGGCCTGCGAGATCCTGACCTCAGACGTGCCCCAGATCAACGACGCACTGGGCGCTGACGAGTCCCTCCTGAACCGGCTCTACGGCTTCCTCCAGAGCAGCGGCAGCCTCAACCCGCTGCTGGCCAGCTTCTTCAGCAAGGTCATGGGCATCCTCATCAACCGCAAGACGGACCAG CTCGTGTCCTTCCTGAGGAAGAAGGACGACTTCGTGGACCTGCTGCTGCAGCACATCGGCACCTCGGCCATCATGGACCTCCTGCTGCGCCTGCTCACCTGCGTGGAGCGGCCACAGCTGAGGCAGGACGTAGTCAAC TGGCTCAACGAGGAGAAGATTGTGCAGCGGCTCATAGAGCAGATCCACCCGTCAAAGGACGACAAT CAACATTCCAATGCATCCCAGTCCCTGTGCGACATCATCCGCTTGAGCCGGGAGCAGATGATCCAGGTCCAGGACAGCCCGGAACCTGACCAGCTGTTGGCCACCCTGGAGAA gcaggaGACGATTGAGCAGCTCCTGAGCAACATGCTGGAGGGGGAGCAGAGCCAGTCTGTCATCGTGAGCGGGATCCAGGTGCTGCTGACCCTGCTGGAGCCCCGAAGGCCAAG gtccgagtctgtgaccttgaacaactTCTTTAGCAGCGTGGATGGGCAGCTGGACCTCCTGGCCCAGGCGACCCTGGATAGCACCACATCCAGCGTGGGCGTCCTGCACGCCCTGCGCCCACGGCTCGGCTGTTTCCACCAGCTCCTGCTTGAGCCCCCCAAG CTGGAGCCGCTGCGAACTACGTGGGGCAGTCTGGCCCCGCCGCTGGGTAACACCCGACTGCATGTGGTCAAGCTGCTGGCCAGCGCTCTGAGCGCCAACGATGCGGCCCTGACCCAGGAGCTCCTGGCACTGGACGTGCCCAACACCATGCTG GACCTCTTCTTCCACTATATGTTCAACAACTTCCTGCACGCACAAGTGGAGCTGTGTGTGAGTGCCATGCTGAGCGCTGCACCTCCTTCCGACAGCAGCCTCGAGATGTCTGCCCCGAACCCCGTCGTGAAACAT CTGCTGCAGGAGTGCCGCCTGGTGGAGCGCATCCTGACCTCCTGGGAGGAGAACGACCTTGTGCA GTCTGCCGGGGGCCCCCGCAAAGGCTACATGGGCCACCTGACGAGACTGGCCAGTGCCCTGGTGCAGAACACAGAGAAGGGGCCCAACGCTGAGCAGCTGGGGCAGCTGCTGAAGG AACTGCCCAGTGAGcagcaggagcagtgggaggcCTTTGTGTCTGGACCCCTGGCAGAGACCAACAAGAAGAACGCAGTGGACCTG GTGAGCACCCACCACCTGCACTCCTCCAGCGACGATGAGGACGACCGGCTCAAGGAGTTCAACTTCCCCGAGGAGGCGGTGCTGCAGCAG GCCTTCATGGACTTCCAGATGCAGCGCATGACCTCAGCCTTCATCGACCACTTCGGCTTCAATGACGAGGAGTttggggagcaggaggagagtgTGAA CGCGCCTTTCGACAAGACGGCCAACATCACCTTCTCCCTCAACGCCGATGATGAGAAT CCCAACGCCAACCTGCTGGAGATATGCTACAAGGACCGCATCCAGCAGTTCGACGacgaggaggacgaggaggaggaggaggaggagggccagggcTCCGGGGAGTCTGACGAGGAGGACGGCGCCTGGCAGGGCAGCCAGCTGGCTAGGGGAGCCCGCCGAGGCCAGCCCCTGGGTGTGCG GAGTGGAGGCAGCACAGACAgcgaggaggaggacgaggaggacgaggaggacgaGGACGACGGCGATGGCCGTGCGGCTGGTGGGGGGGCCAGGCCTCCCTCTTATCCTAGCCCCGGCCCCCAGCCTCCGG gccccagctggACAGCCACCTTTGACCCAGTGCCTACAGATGCCCTGACTGGCCCCCGAGACTCTGGGGAGAAGGAGCCAAGCTctgggctccccaccccacagggGTCCCTTGGAGTACCCCGGGACCTCCCTGCCCTGAGCCCAGCCGGCCCTGCGGCCCACACCGCCCTGCAGCTCAG GTCTCAGGACCCCACATCCCCTTCAGCACCTCAGGAAGCCACAGATGGCAGCAAAGTAGCAGAGCCCTTGG CCCCCTGCCAGGCCTTGGTCAGCATCGGGGACTTCCAGGCCACACTCAGAGGGACACgctccacccccagctccttgGACAG TGCAACCAGAGACCCTGCTACCTCTGTCCCAGCCCCCGGGGCCTGCCAGCACCCCCAGACCACAGAGGGGGAGAAGAGCCCAGAGCCCCTGGGGCTCCCCCAAAGCCAGAG GTAA